In Syntrophorhabdaceae bacterium, a genomic segment contains:
- the uppS gene encoding polyprenyl diphosphate synthase — MLLKRILYYSYEKLLEREVKKGKPPLHVGLILDGNRRFAKEMGFDDITMGHVEGARKLDDVLKWCAEFNIKIVTIWVLSTENIQRDRGEVEALLKVIEEKIDELSKNQIVKKNGFRIHALGKIDMLPDRLKDVIKRAEELTMHNDNHILNIAVGYGGREEIVEAVKEAIRCKNFENVEEAANNITGDDITAHLYTCGIPDPDLIIRTSGEVRLSGFLLWQSAYSEFYFCDALWPAFRKIDFLRAIRSYQHRNRRFGQ; from the coding sequence GTGTTGCTTAAGAGGATACTCTATTATTCCTATGAAAAACTCCTCGAAAGGGAGGTTAAAAAGGGAAAGCCGCCCCTTCATGTGGGCCTCATACTCGATGGGAACAGGCGGTTTGCAAAGGAGATGGGGTTCGATGATATCACCATGGGTCACGTAGAAGGGGCAAGGAAACTTGACGATGTCCTGAAATGGTGTGCGGAATTTAATATTAAGATCGTTACCATATGGGTCTTATCAACGGAGAATATCCAGCGGGACAGAGGAGAGGTCGAGGCACTTCTTAAGGTGATCGAAGAAAAGATCGATGAGCTTTCAAAGAACCAGATCGTTAAAAAGAATGGATTCAGGATACATGCGCTGGGAAAGATAGATATGCTGCCGGACCGCTTGAAGGATGTAATAAAAAGGGCCGAAGAGTTAACGATGCACAACGATAACCATATACTGAACATTGCCGTCGGCTATGGCGGAAGGGAAGAGATCGTTGAGGCTGTTAAAGAGGCGATCCGGTGTAAAAACTTTGAAAATGTTGAAGAAGCGGCAAACAATATTACCGGCGATGACATTACGGCCCATCTATATACTTGCGGAATTCCCGATCCTGATCTTATAATAAGGACAAGTGGTGAAGTGCGATTGAGCGGTTTTTTGTTGTGGCAGAGTGCGTATAGTGAGTTTTACTTCTGTGACGCCCTGTGGCCGGCCTTCAGAAAGATAGATTTTTTAAGGGCTATCAGGAGTTACCAGCACAGGAATAGAAGGTTTGGACAATGA
- a CDS encoding VWA domain-containing protein, with the protein MFIDFFYTLRKKGVPVSITEWMSFTEALYNGYFQSSLNHLYYLGRAFLVKSEAYYDAFDLAFQEYFGGIKTASLELDKVMEWLENPLHRLPKLSPEEMAELQKQIEEFRKTHDMDELMRQFRERLKEQKERHDGGGKWIGTGGTSPFGAYGHHPGGIRVGGESWMQSAAKVAGERRFRNYRNDIILDIRQTKMALKKLRELKREGLQEELDIDETIDKTAKEGGEIELVFNKSRENSVRLILLMDTGGSMLPYSELCERLFSAASQMEHFKEFKYYFFHNSIYQDIYEDIANYKRIPTEKLFSNFHKGYKVVIVGDARMAYSELFDINGCIDYFYTNDKPSIEWLLKIKEHFPHSVWLNPTHMNFWGHYTVDTIGKIFPMYELTIDGLKDAVKTLSSRTKSIQHLSAINA; encoded by the coding sequence ATGTTTATTGACTTTTTCTATACATTGCGGAAAAAAGGGGTGCCCGTTTCCATCACAGAATGGATGTCGTTCACAGAGGCGCTCTATAACGGGTATTTCCAGTCAAGTCTTAATCACCTTTACTACCTGGGGAGGGCATTCCTTGTCAAAAGTGAGGCTTACTATGATGCCTTTGACCTCGCTTTCCAGGAATATTTCGGCGGCATCAAGACAGCATCCCTTGAACTTGACAAGGTAATGGAGTGGCTCGAGAACCCTCTTCACAGGCTTCCGAAGCTAAGCCCTGAAGAGATGGCGGAACTGCAGAAGCAGATCGAAGAGTTCAGGAAGACACACGATATGGATGAACTGATGAGACAGTTCAGGGAAAGGTTGAAAGAACAAAAAGAGAGGCATGACGGCGGCGGCAAGTGGATAGGCACGGGCGGCACCTCACCGTTCGGCGCATATGGACACCACCCGGGCGGTATCAGGGTTGGCGGTGAATCGTGGATGCAATCCGCCGCGAAGGTTGCAGGTGAGAGAAGGTTCAGGAACTACCGGAACGATATCATCCTCGATATACGACAGACAAAGATGGCCCTGAAAAAGCTGAGGGAACTCAAGCGGGAAGGGTTGCAGGAAGAACTCGATATAGACGAGACCATCGATAAGACCGCCAAAGAGGGTGGGGAGATCGAGCTCGTCTTCAATAAATCGCGCGAGAACTCTGTGAGGCTCATACTCCTGATGGACACAGGCGGGTCTATGCTTCCTTACTCGGAACTCTGTGAAAGGCTTTTTTCGGCAGCGTCCCAGATGGAGCACTTTAAGGAGTTCAAATACTATTTCTTCCACAACAGTATTTACCAGGATATCTATGAGGACATAGCAAATTACAAGAGGATACCCACAGAAAAGCTCTTTTCCAATTTCCACAAGGGCTACAAAGTCGTCATCGTCGGCGACGCAAGGATGGCCTATTCGGAACTATTTGATATCAACGGGTGCATCGATTATTTTTATACGAACGATAAGCCGTCGATCGAGTGGCTCCTGAAGATCAAGGAACATTTTCCCCATTCGGTATGGCTCAACCCCACGCACATGAATTTCTGGGGCCACTATACCGTGGACACGATCGGTAAAATATTTCCAATGTACGAGCTTACAATTGATGGTCTCAAGGATGCCGTCAAGACCCTTTCATCAAGGACGAAGTCCATACAGCATCTATCAGCGATCAACGCATAG